GCACGCTCTTTCTGGACGAGATCGGCGATATGCCGCTGCCGCTGCAAGGCAAGCTGCTGCGCGTGTTGCAGGACCGCGAGTTCGAGCCGCTCGGGTCGAACCGCATCGTGCGCGCCGACGTGCGGATCATTGCGGCGACTTCGGCGGATTTGCCCGCGCTTGTCGCCGAGGGGCGCTTTCGCCCGGACCTGTTCTATCGTCTCAACGTGCTGACCATTCATGCGCCGCCGCTGCGCGAGCGCCAAACGGATATCGAGGCGCTCGCTTATACGATTCTCGAAGATCTGTCGACGCAGGTGCGCGGCGGTCACTTCGAACTGCAGGACGACGCGTTACGCCTGCTGTGTTCGTACGGCTGGCCCGGCAACGTGCGCGAGCTGCACAACACGCTGGAGCGCGCGGTGATGCTGTCGGACAGCGAACGCATCGATGCGCGCGCGCTTGCGCCGTTCATCGGACCGGTGCGCGGGCAGGCCGCGTTCGTAGCGCCCGCGCCTGTGCAGCATGCGGCGGCCGGAGCTTCGATGGAACGGGAGCCGCAGCAGTGGGCGGACGCGATGGCCGCGTTCGAGAAGCGCTTTCTGGACGATGCGCTGCGCGCGTGCGAGGGACGCGTCACGGAAACGGCCGCGCGCATCGGCATGGGTCGCGCGACGCTCTACAAGAAGATCGCCGCGTATGGCATCGACGTGTGACCGTCGAGCAATATGAGCAGCGCTCGCGGCGAGCGGCGCTGCGCAGTAGGATCGTGGTGCTGCAACGAGGCGGACTTGAAGGAGACGCGGCCATGACAAGCTGGATCATCGGGATCGTGCTGTTCATCGCGAATGCGGCGTACGTCCCGCTGCATGCACAGGAAGCATCGTCGGCGGGTGGGCCGGATGAACGGCGCAACTGGTACAGCGATCCGTTTTTCACGCTCTCGCATGCGCTCGCCGATTGCCCTGTGCCGCTCGGTCCGATGATGACCCGCGCGCAGATGGAAGACGACGCGCACTATCGGGCGGAGCGCGGCACGACCTGCTGGCTCGCCCACAAATGTACGAAACCGAATTCGTATATGTACGACGCGGATATTGCCAAGGCGATTCGTACGCGCTTCACGGACTCGCATGCGTTCGACGGCACGAGTGTGTGGATCACGGTGCAGCGGCGCTTCGTCTACGCGGAAGGCTGCGCGGGCGCACCGTTCGACAGGCACGTATTGCAGCAGCAGCTCGAAGCGATTCCCGACGTCGAGCAGGTGTTCGTGCGAATCGGTGCGAGCACGCATGGACCAATGCCCTACAAGACGCTTGCCGAACCCGACAGACAGCCGCAATGACGCGATAAACGCAATGCAGGCGGGCATGGCACAATCGCGTTCGTCAAAAAAGAAGTGGCCAACGGGGATTCTCATGATACGCAGTCAAACATCTGCGGCTCGCACGATGCATTGGGTTCGCGGCGCGTCGCTCGCCGCCGTTCTCACGCTGACGGGCGCGCTCGCCGCGTGCAGCAGCGCGCCGCCGCTGTTTTCGCCGGACGGACGGCCCACCACGCTGGTGCAATGCCCGGCGGGCTCGGACAATTGCGAGCAACAGGCGCAGGCGATGTGCGGCGGGGCGTTCGACACCATGCGCACGACGACCGGGAACGGTGTACGCAGTCTCCTGTACGCGTGCCGCGGAAAGTAAGACGCACGGCATCCCACGTATTCGCTTTTGCCGCCGCGCCTGCGGTCGGCTCCGAAGCGCCCCGTTTCGACTTTTCCACGCTATATGCCGGATTCGATGCGGAGGCATCGGTCCGAACGTCTTCGCTTCGCTTCGTTTCGTTTCGTTTCGTTTCGTTTCGGCATCGTGCAGATCAGCCGGTACGTTCACCGATTTCTCAGGTCATTGAACAACCGCCGTCGCATGTAGCGTCACCGACGCAAGCGCGTTGCGCTGACGCATCGCGCGAGGCGCTTGCGTGCGGCTCCCAACGGAACGTGTCGAAATCCTCGTATAGATTGTCTGGACAGCGGATGCAGCAGTGCTGCAACGAAGACATACCGGTGCAGGCATACAACGACATTGAGAGAGCGGCCGTCGGTTTTCCGCGGCACATAGCGTGCTAACCGATGACGCCTTGCGAGGGACGACGGTGAAGGCAATGAACCATGAGCAGATCGAGAAGGACATCGAGCATCTGGAACACGTCATCTCACGCATCTCTGCGGCCGACGGGATTCCGCTGTCGTACTGGCGCAGCCGCATCGAGTCGGTAGCGCTTGCTGCGGCGGTGCCGTCGCAAATCAGGCGCGTCCAGAAGCTGAGCGACGCACTGCATGCACTCGAAGTTCGTTACAAGCGCTGACCGCCGCCAAGTGGCGCGCGCCCATCACCGTGGTCGATCTGCTCATGCATCGAGCGGGCTTCGCATATCAGTTCACGTCGGCGGGACCGCTCGCCAGTGCGTATGCGTCGGTGTTCAACGGCTTCAAATCTCCCGATCCACCCGTTCGGATGGCCGGGCGCCTTCGGCACCAACTGGTTGGCCGATCCTGGCGAACACCTGATCGGACAGATGCTGATACAGCGACGTTACGTCGAACCGCTCGACACGGTTGTCGATTTCGAGCGTCGTCTTTACGACGCAATCGACGATTGACAGCCGCTTGATTGACGAATCGCAGTGCTCGTGGACGTCTGACAGCACGGCACTGCTATCCGGCACCTTTTAGGTCTGGTACGGTCTCAGTTGCCGTACCGCCCCTCCAGGAGACCTCGCCAGATGGCCACATACAGACAGCTGACCGCCCAGCTCGAGAAGCTTCAAAAAGAGATGGAACAGGCACGTGAACAGGAAGTGACCCAGGCGATCGCTGACATCAGGCAGAAGATCGCTGACTACGGCATCACTGCCGAAGAACTCGGATTCTCGAGCAAGGCGGCACGCGCGCCGCGCAAACCCGCGCTGCCGCCGAAATACCGCAACCCGAAGACGGGCGAAACCTGGAGCGGACGTGGCCGCGCGCCAGGCTGGCTCGCGGGTAAGAATCGCGAGAAGTTTCTGATCGGCGAGTGAAGCTCGACGCCTGCGCCCGTCGATCGGCGATGGGCGCGTTTGCGTTTTTCCTGTTTCTTCTTGTCCCACGGAGGCGTTCGGCTCCAGCGGGGAGCCGAATAGTGAGGCAACGGGTATCTGCGAAGCGCACGTTAGCGGCAATCCCGAAAACCCTCACCTTTTGCAGGATGAACTGGCGCCGATCTTTAGCAGGGTCGCGCCGGACTTGCGGCCGCTTGCTTGCCGATCATCCAGTGCACGCCGCTCAAAGCGTCTTTCCCGTTTGTGATCGCTTGCTTGAGAGCCTTATAGGGCAAGGCTTTGCTGCTTGCGATGCACGGCGCCGCTGCGCTTTCGCGATCACGGGTGTCCGCATGGCGCGCACATCTCTTCCGAACGCCACGCACTCGTACAACGGTATCGCGTACCGTCATTTCACTGTTCCCGAATATGCTCACCTTAACGTTGGCACGGCGTCGGTCGCGACTTGGCGGAAGCCCGGAGTTGAGTGCGCTTCACGCCCCGGATCACGAAACATCGCTTCATCGTCCCGCTTTTCGGCCAGCACAAGGCGCGCTACATCGGCGTGTCGACGATGTACACGTGGCAGCTCGCGAAGATCGTGCAGGCATGCGAGCGCAACGGCTGGCACGAGCCGATCAACATGCAGCTGCAACTGAACCTCGCGTATCGCGAGGAAGAGGGCGAGTTGATTCTCTACTGCCAGGATAAGGGCGTCGGCGTGTCGGTGCCCAGCCCGCTCCGAGCTCTGTTTCTGGCCGAAGCCCGAAGCGCCCTGAATGGGTGCTTCGGGCTCTTTCATGCGGGCGATCCCCTCCCTCCAGCTATACTTATGGGTTGCTCCGGCACGTGTATCATCGCGGCTTCGCCGGTTCTTACGGGCCGCTCCGGCATGTCGCCGCGCCCGGTTGCCGTACCGCCGCCTGTCGCAAGGGCGTGCGCCATGACCCCAATTGCCAATGTCAGTCTCCGAACTCAAACGCCGCCGCACGTTCGCGGTCATTTCCCACCCTGACGCGGGTAAAACCACGCTCACCGAAAAGCTGCTGCTGTTTTCGGGCGCGATTCAGATTGCGGGCACCGTGAAGGGCCGCAAGAGCAACCGATATGCGACGTCCGACTGGATGGAAATCGAAAAGCAGCGCGGCATCTCCGTTGCAAGTTCGGTGATGCAGTTCGAGTACGGCGACTGCGTGATCAATCTGCTCGACACGCCGGGCCACGAGGATTTTTCGGAAGACACGTACCGCGTGTTGACGGCCGTCGATGCCGCCGTGATGGTGATCGACGGCGCGAACGGCGTCGAAGCGCAGACGCTCAAGCTGCTCGAAGTGTGCCGCAGTCGCAAGACGCCGATCGTCACGTTCATCAACAAGCTCGACCGCGAAGTGCGCGAGCCGCTCGATCTGCTCGACGAAATCGAGCAGCATCTGGGCGTGTCGGCCGTGCCGTTCACCTGGCCGATCGGCATGGGCAAGGAATTTCAAGGCGTCTACGACATCCAGAACGACCAGGTGCGCGTGTTCCGCGCCGGTCAGGACACGCTTGGCGGCGCGGTCGAAACGATCCAGGCGCTCGGCGACGAAGAAGGCGAGCGGCGGTTCGGCCACGCGTGGGTGCGCGCGAAGGAAGAAATCGATCTGATCACGGGCGCGACGCCCACCTTCGATCGCGACGAATTCCTCGCAGGCCAGCAGTCGCCCGTGCTGTTCGGCTCGGCGATCAACAACTTCGGCGTGAAGGAAATTCTGGACGCGCTCGTCGACCTGGCGCCGCCGCCGTCCGCCCGCCTCACGGTGCAGCGTCCGGTGCAGCCGGACGAGCCGAAGTTCACGGGTGTCGTCTTCAAGGTGCAGGCGAACATGGACCTGGCGCACCGCGACCGCGTTGCGTTCATCCGCGTCTGCTCCGGGCGCTTCGAGCGCGGCATGGCGCTGAAGGTTACGCGTAACAACAAGACGTTCCGTGCGAACAACGTGGTGACGTTCCTGTCGCAGCGTCGCGAGACCGTGAGCGAAGCGTACGCGGGCGATATCATCGGCATCCCGAATCACGGAACGCTGAGTCTGGGCGACACACTGACGGAAGGCGAACAGTTGCAATTCGTCGGCCTGCCGTTCTTCGCGCCGGAAATCTTCCAGACGGTCGAAGTGGTCGATCCGATGCGCTCAAAGCAGCTCGGCGAGGCGCTGAAGCAGTTGGGCGAAGAGGGTGCAATCCAGGTGTTCAAGCCGGTGGTCGGCGGACTGACCATTCTCGGCGCTGTGGGTCAACTGCAGTTCGAAGTGGTGTCGCATCGGTTGTCGACCGAGTACAAGGTCGATGTGCGGATGGCGCCTGCGCGGTACCGGATGTCACGGTGGGTGACGTGCGACGACGCCGCTGAACTGCGGCGCTTCTGCGATTCTTACTCGCCGCGGATTGCTTACGACGCGGCTGATGCGCCAACTTATCTTGCCTCTCACATTTCCGAAATCGAAGTCGCGCAGAAGGCCTGGCCCAAGATCGTGTTTAACGAACTGCGCGAGCATTCGGGGGCGCCGTTCAGGAAGGCCATGTAGGTTGCCGCGTTTCCCGTCTGGTTCGCTAATGTTGCCCGTGTGCGTGGCGGGCAGCACGTGCAGCGGGTCGAGGCCAAAGCGGATATTGCAGTGGCAGCCGTCGGTGGGTTCCGTGCGCACGGACAGCGCTGCGTCCGACAATTCGTCGGCCAGCGAGCCGACCCGTGGTGAAAACCTGCCGGCTGACGGCGCCCTGTTTGACGCACCAGCGCGACGGCGGCGCGGTTACGACTCATGTGCCGTGCCGTCTCGTCGAGGAAGCGCAACGCGATCAGCGAGGGCAAACGCCGCATAAATCTTCCTTCAGTCTCTTCATTCTCTGACTCGCCCCCGGCCGTGCCGGTCGGCGGCCACGCTCCCGCCTATCGACTCTCGGCACGGCACCGCGTTTCACGTCGCGCCGCGGCGCGAAGCGTCGCCGAGCAGTGGGGCGATTCGACATGCTGCATCGCGCGCGGCGGGAGCGGCCGCGCGTTTGTCGCATCGTCGCCGGCGCTTGCACCGGGACGCCATGCGCTAACATCGGCTGAAACGGGCGAGCGGCGCGGCGTGGCTTGAACCAACGCGCGCTTCACGCTGACATCGCGACGTCCCTGCTCATCACCTATTCTGATGACTGATGAAATCGCGCGCCTCGCTGTGCCCGAAGCGCGCACTCACCTCACTGCGGAGCGCCCGTGACCGTACGCAACCTCGACGCATTGTTTCGTCCGAAATCCGTGGCCGTGATCGGCGCCTCGAACCGTCCCGGCAGCACGGGCGCGATGGTGTGGAAGCGGTTGATCGAAGGCGGTTTCGATGGACCCGTGTGGGCCGTCAATCCCAGGTACGACATGCTCGACGGCCATGCATGCGTCGGCAACGCCGGGGATCTGCCCGACGCGCCCACCGTTGCCATCATCTGCACGCCATCGCCAACCTGGCCCGGCATCGTCCATACGCTCGGCGGGCGCGGCACGCGCGCGGCGATCATCGTGGGCGAGGTGCGCGGCGAAGAGGGTCGCGCCCATGTGAGCGACACGCTCGCCGCGGCGCGCCCGCATCTGCTGCGCGTCGTCGGGCCGGGCAGCCTCGGCATCGTCACACCCGCGCTCAAGGCGCACCTTGGCGCGCCTTCCGTGACGGTGCGGGCAGGGGGCGTTGCGTGGGTGTCGCAGTCGAATGCATTGACGAACGCGGTGCTCGGCTGGGCTCACGCGCGCGGCCTCGGCTTTTCGCATGCGGTCGCGCTCGGCGACGAAGCCGACGTCGATGCCGGCGACGTGCTCGACTATCTCGCCAGCGACGCCGGCACGCGCGCGATCCTGCTCGAAGTGGATTCTGTGAAGGCGGCGCGCAAGTTCATGTCGGCGGCGCGGGCAGCGGCGCGTAACAAGCCGGTGCTGGCGCTGCGCTCGGGCCGCAGCGATCCCGACGACGCGCTCTACACAGCCGCCTTCCGCCGCGCGGGCGTGGTGCGCGTCGATGCGCTCGACGATCTGCTCGACGAAATCGAAACGCTCGGCGTTGGCCGCGTTGCGGCGGGCGCGACTGCGACGCTGATCACGAGCGACCGCGGCGTCGCGACGCTCGCCACCGACGCCTTCAAGGCCGCCGGCGATACGCTTGCGCCCTGTCCGCCGGGCGCCGTTGACGCCCTCGCACAGGCGTTGCCGCGCGCCAGGCCGGGCAATCCGCTTTTGCTGGGCAGCGACGCGCAGGCAGAACATTTCGGCGTGGCGCTCAAGGTTCTGGCCGACCATCGTTCGACGGGCACGGCCTTCGTCGTGCACGCATCGACGCACAGCGCGCCCGTCGAAGAAGTGGCGCAGGCTCTGATCGCGAATCAGCGATACGCGTATCGCGGGCTGCTCGCGTGTTTTTTTGGCGGCGTAAAGCGCGAGACGCGAGATGCGTTGCACGAGCACGGCATTCCCGTGCACACCACGCCGCAGCGGCTCGCTCGCGCGTTCGAACGGCTGGTCGAATATCGGGCCGTGCGTGAACTGCTGATGCAGACGCCCGAGGGCCAGCCTGCGCGCGTGCCCGAATCCATCGATGCCGCGCAGGCGCAGGCGTGCGCGGCGCTCTCGTCGGGCGTGACGGAACTCGACGGCGACGAGGCGGCGCGGCTGCTCGCGCACTTCGGGCTTCGCACCGTTTCCGACGATGCGCGCGAGCACGCCGTCGTCGACATTGCCGTCGAACTGCGCGACGACGACAACTTCGGCCCCGTGTTCCGCTTCACCGCGCCGCCCGAGCACGACGAAGGGCGGCCGATGTGCGTGTTCGGCCTGCCGCCGCTGAATCCCGTGCTGTCGCGCGACATCCTGTCTAACTCAACCTACTTCCGCGAGGTCGAGCCAGAGCCCGTGCTGAATGCATTCACGGCGATTTCGCAGGCGGTTTCGGAGATACGCGAGATCGTGTCGCTGAAGCTGGCGTTGCGCGTAACGAAAAATGGCGCGGCGATCGTCGCGCCGCGTCTGCGGCTGTCTGCGAACCGGACGCGCTTCGCGATCATGCCGTATCCGCGGCGCTTCGAAGAGACGCTTGACTGGCGCGGCCAGCGCATCACAGTGCGGCCGATTCGTCCCGAAGACGAAGCGGCACATCGCGAGTTCGTCGAATCGATGACGCCCGACGATCTGCGCCTGCGTTTTTTCGGCGCGGTCGGCAGCTTCGATCATTCGCAACTCGCGCGCATGACGCAGATCGACTACGACCGCGAGATGGCGTTGATTGCGACGACGCAGAACGACGACGGCACGACGCACACGCTCGGCGTGGTGCGCGCGGTCGCGGATCCCGACAACGAAACGGCGGAATTCGCGATGGCCGTGCGTTCGGATCAGAAGGGCAGAGGGTTGGGGCGGTTGTTGATGGAGCGGATCATCGCGTACGCGCGGGCGCGGGGCACGCATTGGATCGTCGGCGAGGCGTTGCGCGAGAACTCGGCGATGATCGGACTTGCGACGGCCGTCGGTTTCACGACG
This Paraburkholderia phymatum STM815 DNA region includes the following protein-coding sequences:
- a CDS encoding bifunctional acetate--CoA ligase family protein/GNAT family N-acetyltransferase, with amino-acid sequence MTVRNLDALFRPKSVAVIGASNRPGSTGAMVWKRLIEGGFDGPVWAVNPRYDMLDGHACVGNAGDLPDAPTVAIICTPSPTWPGIVHTLGGRGTRAAIIVGEVRGEEGRAHVSDTLAAARPHLLRVVGPGSLGIVTPALKAHLGAPSVTVRAGGVAWVSQSNALTNAVLGWAHARGLGFSHAVALGDEADVDAGDVLDYLASDAGTRAILLEVDSVKAARKFMSAARAAARNKPVLALRSGRSDPDDALYTAAFRRAGVVRVDALDDLLDEIETLGVGRVAAGATATLITSDRGVATLATDAFKAAGDTLAPCPPGAVDALAQALPRARPGNPLLLGSDAQAEHFGVALKVLADHRSTGTAFVVHASTHSAPVEEVAQALIANQRYAYRGLLACFFGGVKRETRDALHEHGIPVHTTPQRLARAFERLVEYRAVRELLMQTPEGQPARVPESIDAAQAQACAALSSGVTELDGDEAARLLAHFGLRTVSDDAREHAVVDIAVELRDDDNFGPVFRFTAPPEHDEGRPMCVFGLPPLNPVLSRDILSNSTYFREVEPEPVLNAFTAISQAVSEIREIVSLKLALRVTKNGAAIVAPRLRLSANRTRFAIMPYPRRFEETLDWRGQRITVRPIRPEDEAAHREFVESMTPDDLRLRFFGAVGSFDHSQLARMTQIDYDREMALIATTQNDDGTTHTLGVVRAVADPDNETAEFAMAVRSDQKGRGLGRLLMERIIAYARARGTHWIVGEALRENSAMIGLATAVGFTTARTDDPGVVGFRMALEQPDDDKQKGGARGFGASPACSANTH
- a CDS encoding BON domain-containing protein, whose product is MTSWIIGIVLFIANAAYVPLHAQEASSAGGPDERRNWYSDPFFTLSHALADCPVPLGPMMTRAQMEDDAHYRAERGTTCWLAHKCTKPNSYMYDADIAKAIRTRFTDSHAFDGTSVWITVQRRFVYAEGCAGAPFDRHVLQQQLEAIPDVEQVFVRIGASTHGPMPYKTLAEPDRQPQ
- a CDS encoding H-NS histone family protein; amino-acid sequence: MATYRQLTAQLEKLQKEMEQAREQEVTQAIADIRQKIADYGITAEELGFSSKAARAPRKPALPPKYRNPKTGETWSGRGRAPGWLAGKNREKFLIGE
- a CDS encoding peptide chain release factor 3, producing the protein MSVSELKRRRTFAVISHPDAGKTTLTEKLLLFSGAIQIAGTVKGRKSNRYATSDWMEIEKQRGISVASSVMQFEYGDCVINLLDTPGHEDFSEDTYRVLTAVDAAVMVIDGANGVEAQTLKLLEVCRSRKTPIVTFINKLDREVREPLDLLDEIEQHLGVSAVPFTWPIGMGKEFQGVYDIQNDQVRVFRAGQDTLGGAVETIQALGDEEGERRFGHAWVRAKEEIDLITGATPTFDRDEFLAGQQSPVLFGSAINNFGVKEILDALVDLAPPPSARLTVQRPVQPDEPKFTGVVFKVQANMDLAHRDRVAFIRVCSGRFERGMALKVTRNNKTFRANNVVTFLSQRRETVSEAYAGDIIGIPNHGTLSLGDTLTEGEQLQFVGLPFFAPEIFQTVEVVDPMRSKQLGEALKQLGEEGAIQVFKPVVGGLTILGAVGQLQFEVVSHRLSTEYKVDVRMAPARYRMSRWVTCDDAAELRRFCDSYSPRIAYDAADAPTYLASHISEIEVAQKAWPKIVFNELREHSGAPFRKAM